Proteins encoded together in one Anaerobaca lacustris window:
- a CDS encoding DUF4175 family protein: protein MIEHSLRRQLEPIVTRRRRLDLARRLSLHWLITALIGLVLIGAAWLWGWRLPFALVLWGIAVVVATIIAFWRCERVGPDYQAIARDIERHHPDLRALLLAAIEQKPQSPGGRLGYLQTQVLREAVVHATNHDWLESIPPTTVALAHASWIAALLLLVAVFSQMLPSMSLLPQGRRGILASRGYDVTITPGDTIVEAGSPVVIVARFDGQVPLEVNLFYGAAGQAQQRVLLTRSVDDAVFGGVIQDVRSDLLYHVEYDGRRSSNYKIHVHDRPRLVRADAKIVFPAYTNLPEKTIHDTRQISVVEGSHITLTFTLNKPVATARLAPRTGIALALSVDAEVPNILTTSFTAENSERYELLVADARGLENEFPPRFAIDVHKNLPPDVKPVFPNRDVAASALEELDLQAEVSDDYGVTNFGLTYTLAGVQSREIALGDSSVSPSGTIQYLLALEELGAVPDQLLTYYFWADDVGPDGNPRRTASDIYFAEIRPFDEVFVENQSFQDQQSQQQQGQDGQQQGRQTEELIQMQKQIIIATWNIKQQTDLSGDLGDRADDLDVVRQSQVEALERAQSALAEAEDPSAGQALQAATEHMTDAVHHLTLVGARHALPLPDALAAEQAAYQELLKLRQREHQVARGQNSDRGSDRGSARSQQQLQQLQLTEQENRYETERRAQSQRQTAQREDLQVLTRLGDLARRQNDMSERLREAEAALRQARNEQERQEILRELRRLRDEQLEAIRDVDELQARMDQAQSRQRMADTRQQLDDSRSQIQQSAQELEEGRVSQAITSTTRAQRQLEEMRDEFRRNTSSRFSEEMRDMRDRAQQLDRRQDRIAEQMEQQQDSGRRTLADGDTADGSLTEQVQQQRREIEELIEQMRDVSDQAEVPEPLLSRRLYDTLRRASTENLDRALEATGQLLERNFLPEAQEIERRAAQGIRELREGVEEAAEGVLGDEAESLRLARQQLDELIEQVSEETARAGRPSQADPASDDDSGRQPGAARDAERPQDEDARTARAGESSDQWNDEARGPLTGGDYRQWSDRLRDVEEMLTERDLREDVARVRDRARTVRTEFVRHGKEPQWDLVARQIMKPLAELRERLADRLAQLESDKALVPIDRDPVPDRFAELVRSYFENLGGEAR from the coding sequence ATGATCGAGCACTCGCTTCGCAGACAACTTGAGCCGATCGTGACGCGCCGAAGGCGTCTCGACCTCGCACGGCGTCTATCGCTCCACTGGCTCATCACCGCCCTCATAGGACTGGTGCTGATTGGCGCCGCCTGGCTCTGGGGCTGGAGACTGCCCTTTGCCCTGGTTCTGTGGGGTATTGCCGTCGTTGTGGCGACGATCATAGCCTTCTGGCGATGCGAGCGTGTCGGACCCGACTACCAGGCCATCGCGCGGGACATCGAACGGCACCACCCCGATCTCAGGGCCCTCTTATTGGCCGCCATCGAGCAGAAGCCACAGAGTCCGGGCGGCCGGCTGGGCTACCTCCAGACGCAGGTGCTCAGGGAGGCCGTCGTTCACGCGACGAACCATGACTGGCTCGAGAGCATTCCGCCGACGACCGTAGCACTGGCCCACGCAAGTTGGATTGCGGCCCTGTTGCTCCTGGTCGCTGTGTTCTCGCAGATGCTGCCCTCGATGTCTTTGCTGCCACAGGGCCGTCGCGGGATCCTGGCGTCCAGAGGCTACGACGTGACGATCACGCCGGGCGACACCATCGTCGAAGCCGGGAGTCCCGTGGTGATCGTCGCACGATTTGACGGACAGGTTCCGTTGGAGGTCAATCTTTTTTACGGCGCGGCCGGGCAGGCACAACAGCGGGTGCTGCTGACTCGAAGTGTGGATGACGCCGTGTTCGGGGGCGTCATTCAGGACGTTCGATCCGACCTGCTCTATCACGTCGAATACGACGGCCGGCGGAGCAGCAACTACAAGATCCACGTCCATGACCGCCCGCGACTGGTGCGTGCCGACGCGAAGATCGTCTTCCCGGCCTATACGAACCTGCCCGAGAAGACCATCCATGACACGCGCCAGATCAGCGTGGTCGAGGGATCGCACATCACGCTGACGTTCACGTTGAACAAGCCGGTTGCGACGGCGCGTTTGGCTCCCCGGACGGGCATTGCCCTGGCTCTGAGCGTTGACGCCGAGGTTCCGAACATTCTGACAACGTCCTTCACGGCCGAAAACAGCGAACGCTACGAACTGCTTGTGGCCGACGCCCGTGGTCTGGAAAACGAGTTTCCTCCGCGCTTCGCGATCGACGTCCACAAGAACCTGCCGCCGGACGTCAAGCCGGTGTTCCCCAATCGTGATGTTGCCGCGTCTGCTCTCGAAGAGCTGGATCTTCAGGCGGAGGTCTCCGATGATTACGGCGTGACCAATTTCGGACTGACGTACACCCTTGCCGGCGTGCAGAGCCGCGAGATTGCGCTGGGCGATTCCTCGGTCTCGCCCAGCGGGACGATTCAGTACCTGCTGGCCCTCGAAGAACTGGGGGCCGTGCCGGACCAACTGCTGACGTACTACTTCTGGGCCGACGACGTGGGACCGGACGGCAACCCTCGCCGGACCGCCAGCGACATCTACTTCGCCGAGATCCGTCCTTTCGATGAGGTCTTCGTCGAGAATCAGTCGTTCCAGGATCAACAAAGCCAACAGCAGCAAGGCCAGGACGGACAGCAGCAGGGCAGGCAGACCGAAGAACTGATCCAGATGCAGAAGCAGATCATCATCGCTACATGGAACATCAAGCAGCAGACCGACCTCTCTGGCGACCTCGGCGACCGCGCCGACGATCTCGATGTCGTCCGTCAGTCACAGGTCGAAGCGTTAGAGCGGGCTCAATCGGCACTGGCCGAAGCAGAAGACCCCTCGGCCGGCCAGGCCCTTCAGGCAGCGACCGAACATATGACTGATGCGGTGCACCACCTGACCCTGGTGGGGGCGAGGCATGCCTTGCCCCTACCCGACGCCCTTGCTGCCGAGCAGGCGGCCTACCAGGAACTGCTCAAGCTCAGACAGCGAGAGCACCAGGTCGCACGAGGACAAAACTCTGATCGCGGCAGTGATCGCGGTTCGGCCCGATCGCAGCAGCAGTTGCAGCAACTGCAACTGACCGAGCAGGAAAACCGCTACGAAACGGAGCGCCGCGCCCAATCGCAACGGCAGACGGCCCAGCGGGAAGACCTTCAGGTGCTCACTCGGCTCGGCGATCTTGCCCGGCGACAGAACGACATGAGCGAGCGCCTGCGAGAGGCCGAGGCCGCACTGCGGCAGGCCCGCAACGAGCAGGAGCGACAGGAGATCCTCCGGGAGCTCCGACGCCTGCGGGATGAGCAGCTTGAAGCGATTCGTGATGTCGATGAGCTTCAGGCCAGGATGGACCAGGCCCAGAGCCGGCAGCGAATGGCCGACACCCGGCAGCAGCTCGACGATTCGCGCTCGCAGATCCAACAGTCGGCCCAGGAGCTCGAAGAGGGCAGGGTTTCGCAAGCCATCACGTCAACCACGCGCGCGCAGCGCCAACTCGAAGAGATGCGCGACGAGTTTCGCCGCAACACATCGAGTCGGTTCTCCGAGGAGATGCGTGACATGCGCGATCGCGCCCAGCAGCTCGACCGGCGGCAGGACCGGATCGCCGAGCAGATGGAGCAACAACAGGACTCGGGGCGCAGGACGCTCGCCGACGGCGATACAGCCGATGGCAGCCTGACCGAGCAGGTTCAGCAACAGCGAAGAGAAATCGAGGAGTTGATCGAGCAGATGAGAGACGTGAGCGATCAGGCGGAAGTCCCTGAACCCCTCCTTTCTCGCAGGCTCTATGACACGCTTCGCCGGGCCAGCACGGAGAACCTCGACCGGGCCCTCGAAGCCACGGGCCAGTTGCTGGAGCGGAACTTCCTGCCCGAGGCCCAGGAGATCGAGCGACGGGCGGCTCAGGGAATCCGCGAGCTTCGCGAAGGCGTCGAAGAGGCCGCTGAGGGCGTCCTGGGCGACGAGGCCGAATCACTGCGGCTGGCTCGACAGCAGCTCGACGAATTGATCGAGCAGGTCAGCGAGGAGACCGCTCGTGCGGGGAGACCGTCCCAGGCCGATCCGGCCAGCGATGATGATTCAGGACGGCAGCCGGGCGCGGCGCGTGATGCGGAGCGCCCGCAGGACGAAGACGCCAGGACCGCGCGGGCAGGCGAGTCGTCCGACCAGTGGAATGACGAGGCCCGAGGACCGCTCACCGGCGGCGACTATCGCCAGTGGTCCGACCGACTCCGCGATGTGGAGGAGATGCTGACCGAGCGCGACCTCCGCGAGGACGTGGCCCGGGTCCGGGACCGAGCGCGCACCGTGCGGACTGAATTCGTGCGCCATGGCAAAGAGCCGCAGTGGGACCTTGTGGCCCGGCAGATCATGAAGCCTCTTGCCGAACTGCGCGAGCGACTCGCCGACAGGCTCGCCCAGCTTGAGTCGGACAAGGCCCTGGTCCCCATCGACCGCGACCCGGTGCCCGACCGTTTCGCCGAACTGGTCCGCAGCTACTTCGAGAACCTGGGGGGGGAGGCGCGATGA
- a CDS encoding glutamine amidotransferase produces the protein MTLLATVTIPQTVWVWPAAILALAATGLLVWTYRRSPRNDPAGRIAFVAKLLGVFVLTMCLIEPLWSGRRAKSGANLFVVIADNSASMNIRDPDSDRTRGEILRDALDVTRTDWLAALADSFQFRMYTFDSRLRRTSNFSELTFEGAASTIGAALQAVGERYRDRPLAGVLLMTDGNATDGLAQSADPSGEPPVYPVVIGRDRAGRDLSVANVSVSQTAFEDAPVIVQADIEAAGFAGQIVAVELTDESGGLVERQTWKVSKNDERQVFRFRVRPSRAGILFYQVRVARVLSDDASDPTASHSEATLANNARTVVVDRGEGPYRILYVAGRPNWEYKFLQRAVSEDDQVQMVGLIRVARREPKYDWRGRSGEQSNPLYRGFDNQDREETEAYDQPVLVRLNTRDAAELQEGFPKTAELLFGYHAVILDDIEAAFFTHDQMDLLRRFVTERGGGFFMLGGKDSFREGGFDRTPISSILPVYLDRVPQNVTNSTIRITLTREGWLEPWTRLRDNEQAERERLGTMPDFRVLNRVRSTKAAARTVGTIGGDGAEGLPALIVQRIGHGRSAALTVGDIWRWGMQSPEAREDMNKFWRQTLRWLVADVPGRISLQVADEPDRANDVMPLRVRVRSESFEPMDSVSVAVEVDQPQGQTLRLTATPAAGESGLFESAYVPRVSGGYRARAVVTGPDGIEIGRAQAGWATDLEAREFRSIKANRPLLEQIARQTGGRVVEIDELERFARSLPNREAPISEFWVRPLWDLPGVLPAVFLLVVLCLAVEWTLRRWKGMP, from the coding sequence ATGACACTGTTGGCGACGGTCACCATCCCGCAGACGGTCTGGGTCTGGCCGGCGGCGATTCTGGCACTGGCGGCGACGGGGCTGCTGGTCTGGACGTACCGGCGCAGTCCGCGCAACGACCCGGCGGGGAGAATCGCCTTCGTCGCGAAGCTGCTGGGCGTCTTCGTCCTGACCATGTGTTTGATCGAGCCGCTCTGGAGCGGTCGGCGCGCCAAATCCGGCGCCAACCTGTTCGTCGTCATCGCCGACAACAGCGCCAGCATGAACATCCGGGACCCCGACTCAGACCGAACGCGCGGCGAAATCCTCCGCGACGCTCTGGATGTCACGAGGACCGATTGGCTGGCGGCCCTGGCCGACAGCTTCCAGTTTCGGATGTACACCTTCGATTCCCGGCTGCGCCGCACCTCGAATTTCTCGGAGCTGACCTTTGAAGGCGCTGCTTCCACAATCGGCGCCGCTCTGCAGGCGGTCGGCGAGCGATACCGGGACCGCCCGCTTGCCGGCGTGCTGCTGATGACCGACGGCAACGCCACCGATGGGCTCGCCCAGTCGGCCGATCCATCGGGCGAGCCGCCGGTCTATCCCGTAGTCATCGGTCGAGATCGAGCGGGCAGAGACCTCTCGGTGGCCAACGTTTCGGTCAGTCAGACAGCGTTCGAGGACGCCCCCGTCATCGTGCAGGCCGACATCGAGGCCGCCGGATTCGCCGGGCAGATCGTCGCCGTCGAGCTGACCGACGAGTCGGGTGGCCTGGTCGAACGTCAGACCTGGAAAGTGAGCAAGAACGACGAGAGGCAGGTCTTCCGCTTTCGCGTCCGTCCGAGCAGAGCGGGCATCCTGTTCTATCAAGTCCGTGTGGCCCGAGTGCTCTCGGACGACGCCTCCGATCCGACGGCGTCCCATTCCGAAGCGACGCTCGCCAACAACGCGCGGACCGTCGTCGTGGATCGCGGCGAAGGCCCCTATCGAATCCTGTATGTGGCCGGTCGGCCGAACTGGGAGTACAAGTTCCTTCAGCGGGCCGTCAGCGAGGACGATCAGGTGCAGATGGTGGGCCTGATCCGCGTGGCGCGTCGTGAGCCGAAGTACGACTGGCGCGGGCGCTCGGGCGAGCAGAGCAATCCGCTCTATCGCGGTTTCGACAACCAGGATCGCGAGGAAACGGAGGCGTACGACCAGCCCGTTCTTGTGCGTTTGAACACGCGCGATGCGGCCGAGCTTCAGGAGGGATTCCCAAAGACAGCGGAGTTGCTGTTCGGCTATCACGCTGTGATCCTGGATGACATCGAGGCGGCATTCTTCACGCACGACCAGATGGACCTGCTACGCCGATTCGTCACAGAACGCGGCGGTGGGTTCTTCATGCTGGGGGGCAAGGATTCCTTCCGGGAAGGCGGTTTCGACCGCACACCGATCAGCAGCATTCTTCCGGTGTATCTCGACCGAGTGCCTCAGAACGTCACCAACTCAACGATTCGCATCACCCTGACGCGCGAAGGCTGGCTGGAGCCCTGGACCCGGCTGCGCGATAACGAGCAGGCCGAACGGGAGCGGCTTGGCACGATGCCCGACTTCCGCGTGCTCAATCGCGTCCGTTCGACCAAGGCCGCAGCGCGAACCGTCGGGACAATTGGAGGCGACGGCGCGGAGGGGCTGCCCGCCTTGATCGTGCAGCGCATAGGACATGGACGTAGCGCCGCGCTGACCGTCGGTGACATCTGGCGGTGGGGCATGCAGAGCCCGGAGGCGCGCGAAGATATGAACAAATTCTGGCGACAGACGCTCCGCTGGCTGGTGGCGGATGTGCCGGGGCGCATCTCGCTCCAGGTGGCCGACGAGCCCGATCGGGCCAACGATGTCATGCCGCTGCGAGTTCGCGTCCGCAGTGAAAGCTTCGAGCCGATGGATAGTGTCTCGGTGGCCGTTGAGGTGGACCAGCCACAGGGACAGACGCTCCGTCTGACGGCGACCCCGGCAGCCGGCGAAAGTGGTCTGTTCGAGAGCGCGTATGTCCCACGCGTCAGCGGCGGGTACCGTGCCAGGGCGGTGGTCACTGGTCCTGACGGTATCGAGATCGGCCGGGCCCAGGCGGGTTGGGCCACCGATCTGGAGGCCCGCGAGTTTCGCTCGATCAAGGCCAACCGGCCGCTGCTGGAGCAGATCGCTCGCCAGACCGGGGGTCGGGTTGTGGAGATCGACGAACTGGAACGCTTTGCCCGCAGTCTGCCGAACCGGGAAGCGCCGATCAGCGAATTCTGGGTCCGGCCGTTGTGGGATCTGCCGGGGGTCCTGCCGGCCGTCTTCCTTCTCGTCGTGCTCTGCCTGGCCGTCGAATGGACGCTTCGCCGCTGGAAAGGAATGCCATGA